In Zingiber officinale cultivar Zhangliang chromosome 6A, Zo_v1.1, whole genome shotgun sequence, a single genomic region encodes these proteins:
- the LOC121998420 gene encoding uncharacterized protein LOC121998420, whose protein sequence is MDVHDGSGDDRTFKVSFSSDGLSRLREKVMGKLKEFMGDYTDDTLVDYVLVLLRNGRHKDEAKKELDVFLGEETATFISWLWDHLSSNIHLYLQPEQSIPDEVTKSKHVPCESSERQNAHEHQTVKASTDSSTRNYHRRGWKSKTQESNGTFPLHSVVTNILHAEEKVSRPNIDRLLHSPIVKSKRKRNRDDEHTQVQRDTTSYSTIGASRRLLQFAVRDAVKTVQQSNSKAEPALKRVCSVVSAVSTDSVIEARSHRRPESRGLGTLSIALKAAAEAAEDATKVRLAGSVFDRLGHSKQMEEDVNQLSVPTALELEDSEIAATDKVPELLYLDRPYRNEYDDFDGNMSIVKKEISVPAECTLDNNEYGSGSVNQLGQGSFRGIPSCKKIKSVMMQPNIVPESEEISKKSRLLDQERTTGLAVMRSKKVVDSPANVTQKHSHYQVSRDDAKLENQVAVKKSTVGVGNQSAKFLKDNDVFPAQNIKEIDQDCNQKEFTLKQLSAPGSYTTGRPSEDGDSRTLFVSNVHFAATKDTLSRHFNQFGDVLKVIIVTDATTGQPTGSAYVEFLKKESADLALSLNGTSFMSRILKVVRRSSHEAAPVLSWSWIARAPAFASRVGRMPYPRGTFPGSFRGHPPIKPGARSLQWKRETSILQPSEGAKPPLTSNVSSRTARNLTYTRTEPTPKSAGLSSTI, encoded by the exons ATGGATGTTCATGATGGCTCGGGCGATGATCGGACATTTAAGGTCAGTTTCAGTTCAGATGGCTTATCGAGGCTGCGTGAGAAGGTCATGGGGAAGCTGAAGGAGTTCATGGGCGATTATACGGATGATACCCTCGTG GACTATGTTTTGGTTTTACTCAGGAATGGCCGTCACAAAGATGAAGCTAAGAAGGAACTGGATGTCTTTTTGGGGGAGGAGACTGCAACTTTTATCTCCTG GTTGTGGGATCATCTCTCGTCAAATATACACTTATATTTGCAGCCAGAACAGTCTATTCCAGATGAAGTGACTAAGTCTAAACATGTTCCATGCGAATCTTCAGAGAGGCAGAATGCTCATGAACATCAGACAGTTAAAGCTTCAACTGATTCTAGCACTAGAAATTATCATAGGAGAGGGTGGAAAAGTAAAACACAGGAGAGTAATGGAACCTTTCCTCTTCACAGTGTTGTGACCAATATTCTGCATGCGGAGGAGAAAGTGTCCAGACCTAATATTGACAGGCTATTGCATTCTCCTATAGTCAAGAGTAAGAGAAAGCGAAACAGAGATGATGAACACACACAAGTACAG AGAGATACAACCTCATATTCAACAATTGGTGCTTCACGCCGGCTTCTTCAGTTTGCTGTTCGAGATGCTGTAAAAACTGTGCAGCAGTCAAACTCTAAGGCTGAGCCAGCTTTAAAAAGAGTTTGCTCGGTAGTCTCAGCAGTTAGTACAGATTCTGTGATAGAAGCAAGATCCCACAGAAGACCAGAGTCAAGAGGACTGGGTACTCTTTCAATTGCTCTAAAAGCTGCTGCTGAAGCTGCTGAGGATGCAACCAAGGTCAGGTTGGCCGGTAGTGTTTTTGATAGATTGGGTCATAGCAAACAGATGGAAGAGGATGTTAATCAGTTGTCAGTTCCCACTGCATTAGAGCTTGAAGATAGTGAGATTGCTGCTACTGATAAGGTTCCAGAACTACTTTATTTGGATCGTCCTTACAGAAATGAGTATGATGACTTTGATGGTAACATGTCCATAGTAAAGAAAGAGATTTCTGTGCCTGCCGAATGCACATTAGATAATAATGAATACGGCAGTGGTAGTGTTAACCAACTTGGTCAGGGTTCTTTTCGAGGTATTCCATCTTGCAAAAAAATCAAATCTGTGATGATGCAGCCAAATATTGTACCGGAGTCTGAAGAAATATCAAAGAAAAGTAGGTTATTGGATCAGGAAAGAACTACTGGTTTAGCAGTAATGAGATCTAAGAAGGTTGTAGATAGTCCTGCTAATGTAACACAGAAACATTCCCATTATCAAGTTTCTAGGGATGATGCCAAGCTGGAGAATCAAGTAGCAGTAAAAAAGAGCACAGTTGGTGTAGGAAATCAGAGTGCCAAGTTTCTAAAAGACAATGATGTTTTCCCAGCTCAGAATATAAAA GAAATCGATCAGGACTGCAATCAAAAGGAATTTACTCTGAAACAATTATCAGCTCCGG GTTCATATACTACTGGCCGACCTTCCGAGGATGGAGATTCTCGAACTCTATTTGTTAGCAAT GTTCATTTTGCTGCAACTAAAGATACACTTTCCCGTCATTTCAACCAATTTGGAGACGTGCTTAAAGTAATCATAGTTACTGATGCTACCACCGGTCAACCTACAGG ATCAGCCTATGTTGAATTCCTGAAGAAAGAATCAGCAGATTTGGCATTGTCATTGAATGGTACTTCGTTTATGTCCCGCATCCTCAAG GTGGTACGCAGAAGCTCTCATGAAGCGGCTCCAGTATTATCTTGGTCCTGGATTGCTCGTGCGCCAGCATTTGCTTCTAGAGTTGGCCGAATGCCATATCCAAGAGGTACATTTCCGGGCTCTTTTCGAGGGCATCCCCCAATTAAACCTGGAGCCAGGAGCTTGCAATGGAAGCGGGAGACATCCATTTTGCAACCTAGTGAGGGAGCAAAACCTCCACTAACATCAAATGTCTCGTCGCGGACAGCAAGGAATCTCACCTACACGCGGACCGAACCCACACCCAAATCTGCTGGGCTTTCTAGTACCATTTAA